The nucleotide window TTTTATAACATCTGGACCTGATTATGATTTTATGAAGGAAAAGTTCAGTTGGCTGCGGGCTACCTTTGCCGTTGTCATCGATTCTATTACTCAAACCTGGTGAGGTTGGGGTGTCAACCCCAAATCTGCAATGCGGCCAAAGTGAGCATTAAGGTTCTGGTCGGTCAATGTGCTTGACGGTTCGATCAGCCAGCTGATCAATGCGTCCAAGGGGCCATCGGGCTCTGCTTCGCGAGAACTGCGAGACTCGATGAGGTCAATTTTGTGAAGGAAGGTGCTAAATAATTGACCGAGTGATCTCGCGCAAACTTACTGACCAAACATAACGCCGATGCGGTAAATGCTTTGGTCTACCTTCTTATGCCACCTTACAGTCCCCATCTTATGGGAGCCGCGAATTACATTAGTGAACTTTATCTGTTGTCCCTCAGCGAGAGGCTTAAATACATAAAGACCTATTCCTGATTGGCTGATATTTATCGTAACCGCCTTATAGGTTTCTTCAACACTGGTAGGTTCCAAAGCATATTCTATTTGATGATAATAATCATCGCGCGGCTCCACTCTCGCACTATAAAACGCCATCGCCCGTCCTATAAAAAAATGGTTATTTCTTAGTGTCACGCTATCATATATCTGCTATCTTTGCAACGGCTATTCTTGACTCAAGAGAAGTCTTGCGGCTCCATCAGAAAGGCTACAGTGTGGAAACCAGGACGGATGTTTTCTCGGATCTTCGATCGTGAAGGTCGTTGTCTTAGGATGGAGCTAATTGACAATCGTCTGGACCGTCCCAGAATAATAATGGGGTGCTATCATACTATGCCTCGACGCCCTTGGTTATCGAAGTCGGCTCTACCGCCTAGGCCATTTCATAGGCAGTCATTTGACGTAAATTCGTGATGTCCCGCAATGGCGGCGCGCCAAACAAGCGGCTGTACTCGCGGCTGAATTGGGAGGGACTTTCATAGCCGACCTGAAACGCCGCCGCTGCCGCATCCTGATTTTCAGTGAGCATCAACCGCCGCGCTTCATTCAACCGCAGCCATTTCTGGTACTGAAGCGGGCTCATGGCCGTCACGGCCCGGAAGTGATGGTGGAAGGTCGATGTACTCATGTTGGCCTGCGATGCAAGATCATCGATTCGCAACGGCTGTGTGAAGTTACCCTTCAACCAATAGATTGCCCGCGCTATCTGTTGACTCTGACTTCCCGCTGACGCCATCTGGCGTAAACGCGCACCCTGATCGCCGACCAGTAAACGGTAAAAGATTTCCCGCTGTATAATAGGGGCAAGGATCGGGATGTCTTTTGGCTCATCGAGCAAGTCGATCAATCGCTGAAAGGCGGTGAGCAGCGGTACTGTGACCTCGCCGGTCGCCATTCCACGGCTCGATTGCTGGGGACGCGGCGGCGGGAGATTGCTGTCTACCATCAGATGTGAAATCTCTCGCTGATCAATCCTCAAAACGAGCCCCAGGTAGGGCTTCTCCCTGCTCGCATTGACGACTTGCACAAATGCGGGAAGATCCACGGACGTGATCAAAAAATGGTGTGCGTCATACACATACGCTTCTTCTCCGAGCAGCACGCGTTTCGCCCCCTGCGCGATCACGCAGACGCGCGGTTCGTACATAATGCTTATCGGCTCGCTCGGTTCTTCCCGCCGGTGAAGTGACAAGCCGGGGATTCCCGTCTCATACTGATTGCCCCTGTCGGTCCATCGGGCAATGCTCCTTCCCAAAGCGCCGATCGCACCTTCCATGCTATTATTTTCAAACTTCTGATTGACCGTCTGCTTATTCATCGGAACCTCCTGTCTCATATTACCAGACCTCACTTCGCGGTAACAATCATTAATCGAAGAGCTCGTACTATTAGGCAATAAATTGGCAGAATTGATCTACCTGCTTCTGTTTTTTCAGGAGTACGATAAAATTATAACGGGACAGCAAAAAGATGTGAGCAAAGTCTGTTTCGAAGTTTTGGTCCTAGACACGTGAAAGGAGAAACAATGAGAAAACGTAAATTGGGACAGAGCGGCCTGGAAGTTTCGGCTCTCGGGCTCGGCTGCATGGGAATGAGTTATGGCTATGGTCCGGCCGGAGATAAGCAGGAGATGATCGCTCTTATCCGGAAAGCGGTGGAACGCGGCGTCACGTTCTTCGATACTGCCGAAGTCTACGGTCCGTTCACAAACGAAGAACTCGTGGGAGAAGCCGTAGCTCCGTTCCGTGGGCAGGTGGTGATCGCCACCAAGTTCGGGATCAAGCACGATGCCGGCGGGCAGCAAGTCCAGGACAGTCGGCCCGAGCAGATCAGGCAGAGCATCGAGGGATCGCTCAAGCGGCTGAGAGTCGATGCCATAGATCTCTACTACCAACACCGTGTTGATCCGGACGTGCCGATCGAAGACGTGGCGGGAGCGGTGAAGGACCTCATTCGGGAAGGTAAGGTCAAGCACTTCGGCCTTTCTGAACCAGGAGTGAAAACGATTCGCCGCGCTCATGCCGTCCAGCCGGTAACCGCGATCCAGAGCGAATATTCACTGTGGTGGAGGCGGCCCGAAGAGGAATTACTTCCGACACTCGAGGAACTCGGAATCGGGCTCGTTCCCTTTAGCCCCCTCGGTAAGGGCTTCCTCACGGGAAAAATCGACGAGAAGACGACGTTCGATGAGTCCGACTTCCGCAATATCGTTCCCCGTTTTACGCCGGAGGCCCGGAAGGCGAATCAGGCCCTGGTCGATCTGCTTCGCGCGATCGCAGAACGGAAGAAGGCGACGCCTGCTCAGATAGCGCTCGTCTGGCTACTCGCCCAGAAGCCGTGGATTGTTCCGATCCCGGGCACCAAGAGGCCGGAGCGCCTGGAGGAGAACATCGGAGCGGTGAACGTCGAACTTACCCCGGACGATCTTCGTGAGATCGATAGCACCGCATTAAAGATCACGATCCAGGGTGCCCGGTACCCTGAAGCACTTGAAAAAAGAACAGGTCTCTGAAATGCCCGAGCGTAAATTGCGCGATGGCGCGATCCGGAATAGAATGAAATTACCATCAAAGGAGGAAAAGACAATGTCAATGAATGTACTTGGTTATGGAGCACCGTCCGCTAAGGACGCCTTGGCGCCATTTCGCTTTGAACGCCGCGATCCGCGGCCTGACGATGTGGTCATTGAGATTCTCTACTGCGGCATATGCCATTCGGACCTGCATACTGCCCGCAATGACTGGAGCAGTTGGTTCCCGACGGTGTATCCGGTCGTGCCAGGCCATGAGATCATCGGCCGCGTGACGAGTGTCGGAAAGGATGTAAAACGCTTCAAGGCGGGCGACCATGTCGGTGTCGGCTGCATGGTCGATTCCTGCCAGAAGTGCTCTGCCTGCGCACAGGGACTTGAGCAGCATTGCGAGGAGACCGCGACATTCACCTATAACCATACTGACCGGCGGGATAAGATGCCCACATACGGCGGCTATTCGGAGAAGATCGTTGTGACAGAGAAATTTGTGCTGAAAATTCCTGATGGCTTGGACCTGAAAGGGGCAGCACCATTACTCTGCGCCGGAATCACCACATGGTCGCCGCTCAGGCGCTGGAAAGTTGACAAGGGCAGCAGGGTCGCTGTCATCGGTTTGGGCGGGCTCGGCCATATGGCTTTGAAATTGGCAAAGGCCCTGGGCGCAGATGTCACCCTGTTTACCCGTTCTGCCGGCAAGCAGAAGGAGGCGCATCGACTAGGCGCCGACCATATCGTGATATCCACCGACAAAGGGCAGATGGCTGCCGTACAGGGTCGGTTCGACCTGATCATCGATACCGTTCCTTATATCCATGATGTGAATCTCTATATGCCCACATTGTCGCTGAACGGCACGCTGGTCCTGGTCGGGTATCTCGGCGGGCTGGACCCGATATTGAGCACCGTACCTTTGGTGATGGGACGTAAATCGGTAGCGGGTTCGCTCATCGGCGGCATTGCCGAAACCCAGGAATTGCTCGACTTCTGCGGCAGGCACGGCATCACTTCAGATGTCGAAGTGATCAAGATCCAGGATATCAACAAGGCATATGAACGCATGCTCAGAAGCGATGTGAAATACCGCTTTGTGATCGATCTGGCATCGCTGAAAGGCTCATCGTAAAAGGAGATGATACAATGGTGATGTAAGGGAGGTCGATCGATCATGACAATACTGAACGGGTGGGAAAACTTCTACGTAATCGTCGGCTCGTCAGCCGGCGCCCTGATTGGATTGCAGTTTGTCGTCATTACGCTCATCGCCTCAAAGCCGATCGTAGGTGACGCGCAAATGGCCGGCGCTGCGTTTGCGACGCCGAGCGTCGTTCATTTCGGAGTCGCGCTGTTACTATCGGCGATTGTCAGTGCTCCTTGGAACGGGATCACCACTGTCGCAGTTCTTTGGGGATTATTGGGTCTCTTTGGGGCGGTGTATGTCGCTATCGCTGCCCGGCGTATGCGTGTGCAAAGCGCCTACCAGCCTGTGTTCGAAGACTGGCTGTTTCATGTTCTGCTTCCATTTACAGCATACGCCGTTCTGGCCATATCGGCATACGAGGTTCACTTTCATGCGCGCTCAGCCCTGTTCCTCGTCGGCGCTGCAGCGCTGCTGCTGCTCTTCATTGGCATTCACAATGCCTGGGACGCCGTCACATATCACATCTTTGTCAGATCGAAACAGGAGAGATAGCATACGAATTGGCGGATGGGATGACAAAAATAAGGTAATCAAACAAATAGAAGGGAGATACACATGGCAAACAGCGGCGAACAACAAAAAGCGATAGATGACTTAACGGCTATAGCACCGGAATTTACGAAACTTACACAGGACTTTCTTTTCGGTGACATCTGGAAACGCCCCGGTCTCTCGCAGCGAGACAAGAGCTTAGTTACCGTCACATGCTTAGTGGCGCTAAATCGTATCGAGCAGGTTGATTTTCATCTTAAGAAGGCTTTTGAAAACGGCCTCACGAAGGAGGAGCTTGTAGCCGCGATTACGCATATTGCATTTTACGCGGGCTGGCCCACTGCGGCATCGGGGTTGAATCACCTGAAGACCGTGATCGCTCAAAAATAAACTCGAGGAGTATACGGTATCGCTAAGGTCAGCTTTGTTTATTAAGTTTGAAGAAACCCTACAACGGATCAGTAAGTAGAAGTTTCTTTCGGAAACCCGCAATAGTTTCGATTCGCAATACCTATCGAGTTATCGGTGCACTCGTTACTCGCTGGAGTCTGATATGTTGAGCGAAGTTTAAGGGAAGTCCAATGGAGCCAGAGAGAAAGCAGTCATGAGTTTGCACAGCCGATTAAAACGTAGTAAAGTTTAATTGAGCATCAGAAATTTTATAGGAGGCGTTGGCAATGAAACCCAAACCCTATGTAGGACACATCGAGAAAGCGACAGAAAAGAACAAATACTTCAGGAAGGTCTTATTTACCGGCAAACATAGCCAGCTTGTGGTTATGTGTTTAAAGCCCAAGGAGGAAATCGGCAATGAGATACACAGGAATGTCGATCAGTTTTTCCGTATAGAAGAAGGCACCGCTAAGTTCGTCTTTAATGGCAAAGAACGCCGTATTGCCAAAGACGGTGACGCCGTCGTGGTGCCCGCCGGCACATACCACAACGTTATCAATCCGTCTTCTAATAAGCCCCTGAAGCTCTATACGATCTACAGTCCGCCGAACCATCCTGATGGAACGGTTCACAAGACAAAGGCAGAGGCTGACTCTGCGGAAGCGGCAGAACATCATTAAGCAGGCGCAGTGAAGGAGACAGTAAGATGAAATATTTGGTTGTCTACGCGCATCCCGACACCAGGAGTTTCAACCACGCCATTTTGGAAACAATATCGGAAGAATTAAGAAAGAAGAATAAAGATTTTAAGGTGAGAGACCTCTATCAGATCGGGTTCAACCCCGTTCTTTCAACAAAAGATTTGTCAGCCATTCAGGATGGTGCTGTTCCCAAGGAGATAAAAAAGGAGCAGAATTACATCAGCAAGGCAGATATCCTTATTTTCATATTTCCCATTTGGTGGTCGGCCATGCCGGCCATGTTAAAGGGCTATATCGATAGAGTGTTTTCTCTGGGATTTGCTTACGCTATAACGGAAGATGCGGTCATCGGATTACTGAAAGGCAAAAAGGTATTCGTAGTAACTACGACTGGTGCATCGAAAGAGGATTATGAGAAGATGGGGGCTTTCAAGATGATGAACATGTCAATCGATATGGCTATATTCCAGTTTAGCGGAATGAAGGTCATGGGGCATAAGTATTTTTCTTCCGTTCCCTATGTTTCGCAGCAAGACAGGAAAAGGATGCTAAAGGAATTGAGACTGTTAATAAGGGAGAAGTTATTATAGTTCACAGAAAAAAAGTCTAATACCTAGAGAACGAAAGTTGATATAGATCCGGCACCTTTTCTTGAGGAGTTCAAAACAGAGCCCTGGCACAACGAAACTGCTTATCCCTGCCATCAAAAGGATTCTGAAACCATCGACGTGATTGAAACGTCTACCCATAGAAAAGCTAACGCTATCAAATACCCGATCGGTTAAACAAACTTAACCGAGAAATTCAAAGTTCGTACACAATTCGGTGTTAACCTTATCGCGTTACGAATTATCAGTCTTTCACGGGAGGTAATGATGAGTTGCCTTTATTTTGAAGAAGGCTCTTTCGGGACCTGCTGTGCCTCAGAATCAAGGTACCTGCCGACCATCTCAATAATGGAAAGATACTGTTTTGCAAAAAGTTATGGGCTTTGCCCAATTCTCAGGGCCTATGAAAATCATAGGTACCCGGAGGCATGCTGATAGCTTAAGCTCTATCCGACAACATGCTTGGTATCCCTTATCTCACTCGACCCGCCGATGCATAGCCCGCATGCGCATCGTGCCCCATGCGCATCGTGCCCCGGTTGACAAGCGTAAATAGTGTGCTAGCATTTTTATATAACTCAGGATGGATATTTTGAGTCACGGGCCGGATGAGAGGACTGCATTATGCAGCCAAATCACGAACAGAAAGAACAAAAAGGAGGGGAAAGTATGAGAAAGGCGTATCCGATCATTTTTCTGCTGGTCATCGGTCTTGCAACCACCGGTCTTGCAGCAGGAAAGAGTTTCAAGGCGACACTGTCGGGGAGCGAAGTAGTTCCGCCTGTCACGACGCCGGCGAAGGGCGAAGCGACCTTTGAACTCAGCAAGAACGGCAAGAAGCTGAGCTACAAGGTCACGATCTCGGATATCGAAAATGTAACGGCTGCACACATCCACATGGGGAAAGTCGGGGAAGCCGGTCCACCCTTGGTGCCGATTAAAATCAAAGGCAAAAAGGGTAAAGCGAGCGGCAAGGGTACAATTACCTCTAAGGATCTAATAGGCTCATTTGCGGGTAAGACCGTTAAGGATCTCGTCGCCGAAATCGAGGCGGGGAATACCTATCTGAATGTTCACACGGGCAAGTATCCCGACGGGGAAATACGAGGGCAGATCAAGTAACTCTTTACTGCGTCAATGTTCAGGAGGGCGGAATTCCCGCTCTCCTGAGTACAGACCACGCTATTGAATATCCTGCTTTATCCGTTCAAATTCCTCCTTCGAAATCTCGCCCTTTGCATATCGCTTCTTCAAGACATCGAGTGCTGTTTCCTCCGATTTCATTTCAGGCCTCTTCCCTGTCGACATCACCCATCTGACAAAATAGATAATCCCGATAATGAACGAGACCCAAAGCGCTATCATGAAAAATATCGGGATCAGGAAAAAGGTACCCGCCCAGAAACCGGAGGGTTCCCAGTTCCAATGAAAACTTCTTTCCCACGACTCCACAACAGGAGTGAAGCCGGACAGCAAAAGGGGAACAAAACCGCCTAAAGCAAGTAATAACGTTTTCATATTCCTCCTCTCCCTTTATTCTAAAGCCAGACGAATTTGAAAAACAACAATCAGCGAAACTCGTCCCGGGTCATTGCGCAGAAGCGGACAGGGATCGAAATAGGGTAAAATTTGCTATGGCGTATTCAAGAAAGGAGCCGAAACCCGAGCCCCTTCTCTGGGTGGTTGAATCACTTCAGGACGAACCAAGCTATCTCGATCGCTCCTGGTTCGGCTGCAGGGCTGTCTACCTCCACGGACTCATGGTCCTGGTTTTGTGTTCGGGAGAGGAGCCGTGGAACGGGCTGTTGCTACCGACCGACCGTCAGTTTCACGCCGGCATCGTGAAGGATTACCAGGGCACGGTTCAACATCCTGTCCTTAAGAAGTGGCTCTATCTGCCGAAAGAGACCGAAGACTTTGAAACGGTCGCTTCCGATATCGTGGAAGCCATCAGGATCGGAGACAAGCGGTTTGGGATCGAGCCCGCGGAACGGGAGAGGACGAGAAAGAAGGATGAGCGCAGGGGAGGCAAGAGCCACATGTAGGGACAGCCTTTGTCTTGGTACCCTACCCCCGCTCATTCAGACTTATATTTGATCCTGTCGCGCAGCACCCTCACTCCATAACGAAGATAGTCGATTTCCCCGGACAGCAGATCAAAAGAGTATTTACAGTACTTGGCGTTTTGTTTCATCTTGTACATGGCATAATCGTGAAACCCCCGATAATATAAGAAATGCCTCGCAAAGTACCCTTGCTTCAGGGGGCGATGAATCTTCTTTCTAATGAGAGCGTTATAGACGTCCGCCGCATCACCGGCGGCACACAAGGCTTCCGCAGCCAGTTTCCCGCTGAGAACGGCAAAGCATATCCCCTCCCCGGTGACAGGGTCGATGAGTCCTGCCGCGTCTCCCAGGAGAAAGATATTTCTCTCGGCAGGCTTTTCAAGAAAATTCTGAAAGGGGATGGGAAACCCTCGCAGTGCGAGATGTGCGGGATCACGATGCGGCTTCAAAACAGTCTTCAGAAATGTGACCAGGAGGTCCCTCATATTGTTGTTCGCATTGATCAATCCGCAGATTCCGACTATCGCAGATCCCTTCCTGGGAAACACCCATGCATAACCATAATTTACGTAGCCGAAATATATTTTGGGAAAGATGCCGGCGGTATCGTCATAACACGTTAAATCTTGTAAATCCAGATCGACTTCTATCGCAAGTGCGGCCTCCCTCCTGTCGCCATTGGGAAACATCGCCTTACGGACCACACTGTAGCATCCGTCAGCACCTATGATGTAATCCGCGTCGTACCTCTCTCCGGACTCCGCAAGAACGCCGTCGCCATTCACATCGACAACGTTTTGTCCCGTAAAAACCGCGCATCCCGCGGATTTTGCTTTCTGCAGGAAGTAGTGGTCGAATGGTTCTCTGTCAACCAAATAGAGAGACGGTGAAGGGCTTGAATACCTGCAGATCTTGCCGATGCCGGAATGATAGATTCCATAGGTATTGAACGTCTCATCGATGATCTCTTCGAATGAGATATCGTCATATACCTCTTTTAAACATCCCACGGTCTTTTCCGTGAGCATTCCCCCACACAGCTTGTTTCTGGGGAATTCCGCCTTATCGACAATTACTACCCTTTTCCCTGCCTTGGCAAGCAGATATCCCGCTGCCGCGCCAGCACAACTTCCCCCGACTATCACAACGTCATATCTTTTCATCTTTCTCAAAGAACTTGCACTCGGTAAGGAGAAATCTTTCGTCCAGGTTGACCCGATTATGGCTTTCCGTCGTCCTCTGCTGATTCACCGTAACTCCCGAGATATAATCCGTCTACTCTTTCTGTTCAGGGTACTCGACCCCATGCTTTCTGAGACAGTGTCGGTAGATAATTTCGTAGACGAACGCGTCCTTATCCGCCCTTTTTTCGGCTTCGATCGAACATCTCTCCCTCACGATGCTCGGCCGGTATTCAAACCAGTAAAACAATCCGGCTCCGATCAAGAGCGAGAGAATGACGAGAGCCACGAAGGTCTTCTTAAAGAACGCGAAAAAACTTTCCCGTTTCATGAATTGCCTCCCAAAGCCTGCCTTTGATTCTATGATCCAGGGGAAAAAGCGAGCAGTGCCGGAAGATGGTCGACTCATTCAGAGAACTCGTTATCTGCCTTCTCCCGAAACGCTAACCGTGCATGGAGGGTTCTTTTCAAGAACCTATCGTTAGTATACAATATGCTCACAATCATTTTAAGGGGTGTGAGGAAGCGGGGCTGGCGATATCCTGCTATCGTGAACGATGAAAACGGCCTTTCTCTATAGTGATGCCTTTGCACAATTCGATTATGGATCGACCCATCCCCTCAAGACGTTCAGGCTGAAACTCGCCTATGAACTCATAAGTGCCTGCGGACTCTTGTCACTTCCGAACACCCGTCTCGTTGAGGCGGAAGCCGCGGCGAATGAAGATCTGCTCTTGTTCCATGACAGCAGGTACATCGAAGTACTGGAGTCTGCGAATAAGGGAATTGTGACGGCGGATGCCGAACTCTTCGGCCTCGGACCGGGTGATAACCCCGTCTTTCCGGGTCTCCTCGACTGGTCAAGGCTCGTGACGGGAGCGTCTCTGCAGGCAGCCCGACTCGTGGACAGCGGTGAAGTCGATATCGCCTTCAACATATCGGGCGGGCTTCACCATGCCTTAGCATCTAAGGCGTCGGGATTCTGCTACATCAATGATCCGGTCATTGTCATACGGTCACTTCTCCGGAGAGGCCGAAGAGTGGCCTATATCGATATCGACGCCCACCATGCCGATGGGGTTCAGGAAGCCTTCTACGATACCGATGCGGTATTGACCATCTCACTGCATGAGACCGGCACCACGCTCTTCCCCGGAACAGGTTTCGAGGATGAAACAGGTGTGGGTAAGGGCGAGGGATACTCGGTGAACATCCCGATGCCCCCATCGTCTGACGATGAACTCTTCGTTTACGCCTTCGAAGCCGTAGTCCCACCGCTCATCGAGAAATTCAAACCCGATATAATCGTCAGTCAGCTCGGGGTCGATTCTTTTTCTTCCGATCCACTCGCGGACCTGTATTACACCACCAAGGGTTTTTGCGAAGTGGTAAGGAGGATCAGGGAACTATCATCCAGATGGGTAGCCTTGGGAGGCGGCGGATACGATGTAGCCAACGTAGCGAGGGCCTGGACGCTCGCCTGGGCCATCATGAATGACCGGGAAATCCCCGACGAGATTCCTCAGGATTTTCTCGAGGAATACCGGCCCCACGGGTTTCGCTCCGGAAAGATCGGGGACGATCTCTCCGGAGCGAAGATCGCAGGGAAGGAGCTGATGAAGGAAGAAGTCGAGAGGGTGGTCGGTTATATCGCAAAGAATGTCCTCCCGAAGATAACGGGGCCTTGATTACTTCTTCCTTCTCTCGGTCA belongs to Thermodesulfovibrionales bacterium and includes:
- a CDS encoding SHOCT domain-containing protein, whose translation is MKTLLLALGGFVPLLLSGFTPVVESWERSFHWNWEPSGFWAGTFFLIPIFFMIALWVSFIIGIIYFVRWVMSTGKRPEMKSEETALDVLKKRYAKGEISKEEFERIKQDIQ
- a CDS encoding acetoin utilization protein AcuC; this translates as MKTAFLYSDAFAQFDYGSTHPLKTFRLKLAYELISACGLLSLPNTRLVEAEAAANEDLLLFHDSRYIEVLESANKGIVTADAELFGLGPGDNPVFPGLLDWSRLVTGASLQAARLVDSGEVDIAFNISGGLHHALASKASGFCYINDPVIVIRSLLRRGRRVAYIDIDAHHADGVQEAFYDTDAVLTISLHETGTTLFPGTGFEDETGVGKGEGYSVNIPMPPSSDDELFVYAFEAVVPPLIEKFKPDIIVSQLGVDSFSSDPLADLYYTTKGFCEVVRRIRELSSRWVALGGGGYDVANVARAWTLAWAIMNDREIPDEIPQDFLEEYRPHGFRSGKIGDDLSGAKIAGKELMKEEVERVVGYIAKNVLPKITGP
- a CDS encoding NAD(P)-dependent alcohol dehydrogenase — protein: MSMNVLGYGAPSAKDALAPFRFERRDPRPDDVVIEILYCGICHSDLHTARNDWSSWFPTVYPVVPGHEIIGRVTSVGKDVKRFKAGDHVGVGCMVDSCQKCSACAQGLEQHCEETATFTYNHTDRRDKMPTYGGYSEKIVVTEKFVLKIPDGLDLKGAAPLLCAGITTWSPLRRWKVDKGSRVAVIGLGGLGHMALKLAKALGADVTLFTRSAGKQKEAHRLGADHIVISTDKGQMAAVQGRFDLIIDTVPYIHDVNLYMPTLSLNGTLVLVGYLGGLDPILSTVPLVMGRKSVAGSLIGGIAETQELLDFCGRHGITSDVEVIKIQDINKAYERMLRSDVKYRFVIDLASLKGSS
- a CDS encoding geranylgeranyl reductase family protein, whose translation is MKRYDVVIVGGSCAGAAAGYLLAKAGKRVVIVDKAEFPRNKLCGGMLTEKTVGCLKEVYDDISFEEIIDETFNTYGIYHSGIGKICRYSSPSPSLYLVDREPFDHYFLQKAKSAGCAVFTGQNVVDVNGDGVLAESGERYDADYIIGADGCYSVVRKAMFPNGDRREAALAIEVDLDLQDLTCYDDTAGIFPKIYFGYVNYGYAWVFPRKGSAIVGICGLINANNNMRDLLVTFLKTVLKPHRDPAHLALRGFPIPFQNFLEKPAERNIFLLGDAAGLIDPVTGEGICFAVLSGKLAAEALCAAGDAADVYNALIRKKIHRPLKQGYFARHFLYYRGFHDYAMYKMKQNAKYCKYSFDLLSGEIDYLRYGVRVLRDRIKYKSE
- a CDS encoding carboxymuconolactone decarboxylase family protein, with amino-acid sequence MANSGEQQKAIDDLTAIAPEFTKLTQDFLFGDIWKRPGLSQRDKSLVTVTCLVALNRIEQVDFHLKKAFENGLTKEELVAAITHIAFYAGWPTAASGLNHLKTVIAQK
- a CDS encoding CHRD domain-containing protein, giving the protein MRKAYPIIFLLVIGLATTGLAAGKSFKATLSGSEVVPPVTTPAKGEATFELSKNGKKLSYKVTISDIENVTAAHIHMGKVGEAGPPLVPIKIKGKKGKASGKGTITSKDLIGSFAGKTVKDLVAEIEAGNTYLNVHTGKYPDGEIRGQIK
- a CDS encoding AraC family transcriptional regulator codes for the protein MNKQTVNQKFENNSMEGAIGALGRSIARWTDRGNQYETGIPGLSLHRREEPSEPISIMYEPRVCVIAQGAKRVLLGEEAYVYDAHHFLITSVDLPAFVQVVNASREKPYLGLVLRIDQREISHLMVDSNLPPPRPQQSSRGMATGEVTVPLLTAFQRLIDLLDEPKDIPILAPIIQREIFYRLLVGDQGARLRQMASAGSQSQQIARAIYWLKGNFTQPLRIDDLASQANMSTSTFHHHFRAVTAMSPLQYQKWLRLNEARRLMLTENQDAAAAAFQVGYESPSQFSREYSRLFGAPPLRDITNLRQMTAYEMA
- a CDS encoding cupin domain-containing protein; this encodes MKPKPYVGHIEKATEKNKYFRKVLFTGKHSQLVVMCLKPKEEIGNEIHRNVDQFFRIEEGTAKFVFNGKERRIAKDGDAVVVPAGTYHNVINPSSNKPLKLYTIYSPPNHPDGTVHKTKAEADSAEAAEHH
- a CDS encoding aldo/keto reductase; its protein translation is MRKRKLGQSGLEVSALGLGCMGMSYGYGPAGDKQEMIALIRKAVERGVTFFDTAEVYGPFTNEELVGEAVAPFRGQVVIATKFGIKHDAGGQQVQDSRPEQIRQSIEGSLKRLRVDAIDLYYQHRVDPDVPIEDVAGAVKDLIREGKVKHFGLSEPGVKTIRRAHAVQPVTAIQSEYSLWWRRPEEELLPTLEELGIGLVPFSPLGKGFLTGKIDEKTTFDESDFRNIVPRFTPEARKANQALVDLLRAIAERKKATPAQIALVWLLAQKPWIVPIPGTKRPERLEENIGAVNVELTPDDLREIDSTALKITIQGARYPEALEKRTGL
- a CDS encoding NAD(P)H-dependent oxidoreductase, which produces MKYLVVYAHPDTRSFNHAILETISEELRKKNKDFKVRDLYQIGFNPVLSTKDLSAIQDGAVPKEIKKEQNYISKADILIFIFPIWWSAMPAMLKGYIDRVFSLGFAYAITEDAVIGLLKGKKVFVVTTTGASKEDYEKMGAFKMMNMSIDMAIFQFSGMKVMGHKYFSSVPYVSQQDRKRMLKELRLLIREKLL